From one Pontibacillus sp. HMF3514 genomic stretch:
- a CDS encoding YggT family protein: protein MLLTILELVDLLLTGYFFALIGYILMSWFPGARDSSIGNFLTKICEPYLEPFRKVIPPIGMIDISPIVAIFVLQFAQGSGLHALGQLIINLTS, encoded by the coding sequence ATTTTACTAACGATATTAGAGCTTGTAGACTTACTACTAACTGGCTATTTCTTTGCATTGATCGGTTACATACTTATGTCTTGGTTTCCAGGAGCACGGGACTCATCAATTGGAAACTTCCTAACAAAGATTTGTGAACCTTATTTAGAACCTTTCCGTAAAGTAATCCCTCCAATTGGCATGATTGATATTTCACCAATTGTGGCGATTTTCGTGTTGCAGTTTGCACAAGGTTCCGGATTGCATGCCCTAGGGCAACTTATCATAAACCTAACAAGCTGA